In one Andrena cerasifolii isolate SP2316 chromosome 2, iyAndCera1_principal, whole genome shotgun sequence genomic region, the following are encoded:
- the LOC143378604 gene encoding uncharacterized protein LOC143378604 isoform X2 — MAYSDTPSKNEPMCNCDYCDDEAENNIEEKNKNTTIPALYKEDKDGDGNRTICARDRDFNDRTFPSVCHMLCYNRCLILRLSTVKESNTEKHVVIAFRNNYYKLRDGGC; from the exons ATGGCGTATTCTGATACGCCCTCTAAAAACGAGCCTATGTGCAATTGTGATTATTGCGATGATGAAGCGGAAAACAATAtagaagaaaagaataaaaatacaacgattcCAGCGTTGTACAAAGAGGACAAGGATGGTGATGGGAATCGCACTATTTGCGCTCGAGATCGCGATTTCAATGATCGAACATTTCCAAGCGTCTGTCATATGTTGTGTTACAATCGCTGTTTGATATTAAGACTTTCGACTGTTAAAGAAAGTAACACGGAGAAACATGTCGTGATCGCATTTAGGAACA ATTACTACAAATTGCGAGACGGCGGATGCTGA
- the LOC143378604 gene encoding uncharacterized protein LOC143378604 isoform X1 has translation MKLSYPTIIILLVVTMAYSDTPSKNEPMCNCDYCDDEAENNIEEKNKNTTIPALYKEDKDGDGNRTICARDRDFNDRTFPSVCHMLCYNRCLILRLSTVKESNTEKHVVIAFRNNYYKLRDGGC, from the exons ATGAAATTATCGTATCCAACGATTATAATTT TACTTGTCGTTACAATGGCGTATTCTGATACGCCCTCTAAAAACGAGCCTATGTGCAATTGTGATTATTGCGATGATGAAGCGGAAAACAATAtagaagaaaagaataaaaatacaacgattcCAGCGTTGTACAAAGAGGACAAGGATGGTGATGGGAATCGCACTATTTGCGCTCGAGATCGCGATTTCAATGATCGAACATTTCCAAGCGTCTGTCATATGTTGTGTTACAATCGCTGTTTGATATTAAGACTTTCGACTGTTAAAGAAAGTAACACGGAGAAACATGTCGTGATCGCATTTAGGAACA ATTACTACAAATTGCGAGACGGCGGATGCTGA